The sequence CCACATGACTTGTCAATCATTTTAGAAAAAAGTTTATTCAGTCAGCAAACGTATCCAACTACTGCATACGCTAATGTTAGCAACACATTCACAAGGAAGAGATTTATTACCATCTGAGCGATTGGCTAAACTCCATTTCTGGTGTGATAGTTTGATTAAAATATCCCCTTATTAATGGTTTGCCAGATGTCAAATCAGCATGTGGGTATTAAAGATAGCAAAACAATATTTAAACTTCCATTATATTCTCTAATGGATGGGTTGATGGTTCCCAGGTGTAACTGCTGTAAGTAACAATAACGCTAAAACAATTTACATTATTCATAGCTTTATTTCTTAGAGTGAACATTAAAAAGGAACAGGGAAACCAATGGTAACATTTAACGTGGTCCTTTAAAATACCAACCGTACTAATGGGCCAGGGTTCTGCAATCATGCGATCTACAAACAGCTGTAACGGCACTAAGGAAATTGCAACTAAGGACAAATACAAAATTATAAATTGTCAAAGGAATGAGTTGAGAGAAAGCGTGTTATGGGAACGATGACCAGCTTAACCAGTTTTGATAATGCATTGTTCTAATGAGTTTTAAGAGCAAATCCATTGATGTTTATTCAAATAAAAAGGTAAATAAAAGGTCATGGGGTCACtgctctgtctgttgtctggaaCACTTGCTGTCAGGCAAACTGAACTTAGGCTTTCTCTCCAGTTTAAACAAAAAGTGTTTGAGGGAGAGCAATGATAGACTAATAATTCCCTCTAGAAAAAGATAACCAAAGTATCAACCAAATGCCAGTTCATTAACCTGCTTAGCCTCAATAGACAAATCACATTGCAGCGTCCCGAGTACAGGACAACAAAGCATACTGCCCAGAACAATAACACAAAAGCTCATACAATGTTCAATAgacctttttttttttgtttactgcatttttatttgtttaaacaTAACATCTGAGGAGTTGTACTAGAAGATGATATTGGACGCAAGGCAATGACATTCAGTGGGAAGAAGAAAAAGAAATACAACTATACTGACAGGTGTTGGGGAAatgtggagagggggagaccGGTAGTTGTCTGAATGGAGACTGCTCAGCTGCAGTAGTACTGGCCCGCGTTGGCCCGTCGTCTCTTGCGGTTCTGCTGCTGTTGGAAGAACTGACGGATGTCTTCGGGAGTCACTACCTGGGGGGTGAGAAATGGGGCACAAACTTTTTATTCCTCTTATTGGGTGTAGCGACTTCAGCTACAAACAAAAGATGGAGTCTAGGTCATGCTAGGAGTATTGAGTTTGACAGAATTAGATTTTCATCGGGCAGTtactttaaataaagtttgatctCATGGTCACACACCAAGGACAGGACCGCCAGGAGGTGCATTCCAGATTCAGTGACCACAATGTGAAGATCGAGCAAAACAATCCTCATCAATACTATCATTATAAAGGCTGGTTTGCGACACTGGGATAGTGAACATCAACTGAGGACCAAAATACAATGATGCTGATATGATTGATCATTCAACTAAATAGTGTGTACACTGATAAATCTGCAGGTTTTAATTACCTTTCCTTCTGCAGCAAATCTCTGCAGGAAATCCTTCAGCTCAGTCTTCATGTCATTGTACCCTGTGAAGGGAGGGGGGTATTTTAAAAATAAGCTCTTTTTTGATTGCAGCACCGATAGTTGTCTCCACACAAAATAAATCATCTGTATTTCAATCAATACATCTGAGGGAATGGCTCTAACTACTCATCCAACACCTGCCTCACCTCTTTCCTTcattcactctctccctgtcagaTGGTCCAAATTCTCTCCCTACCCCTAATGCTTTGATGGTTGCAGGTCTGTACAGTGTAAGCAATAATGGTGGAAACTCCTCTACTTCACATACCTATCCAGAACCTTCAGACCTGCAAACATcaaagggatagggagagaaatGGTTTAGTCTCTTCTTTAACACCACCACCTCGTACCGTGGATTATCTCCAGCTGCTGAACCCGGCCCAGGGTATTAAGGGCCGACATCAGGGGGTCGCGACCCTCGGCGGTCCCCGCCTGCTCCTGTTCTGTGGTCTTTCCTTTATTCTCGTAGGCCAAGACCGTGTCCGACTCATCCAGGAGAAAGGACATACCAGCTTCAGCATAGGATTTCTGCTGGGGGGAGGAAACAGGTGAGCAGAGTTTTCCTATTGTCAATAGTAATTCTACGAACGATATAGGCCTACTCAACTACATAAATATGCAGTAATTCTGATCATAAACCATTTTTATTTGGGTGTATTATGCCTTTGATTTGTTTTGCAAGATACTACTCGTACATACACACCAAATTAAAAGGCCTAAACAACATGCATGTATTTACCTGTTCTACAATAAAACAgatgtattcattagtgcacactgtAACAAAACATTTTGCACCGAAAACCAGCGTTTCTTATTGGGCAAATTCAGGTTAGTCCCTCCCACTTTCAGCCCATTTGGTTCCCAGTGAATACACCTCAGATTGTGGCTGTTTGACTTCCTTCTAAAATGGCTGAAGCAGAGAACAGAGTAGCAGCCGGGTTGACGGGATAAGTGGTGAAGACATACCTTGCAGCTGACACAGGAACAGAGTTTGGTTCTCCAGGCTGAGGGCCAGAATACAGCTCCAAACTCTGCTCTCTCTGTACCTGTGCCCCCCAGCTCCATGAGTCTGCACTCTGAGGGGGCTTTGGAGGGGgagcctccctccatctcctggtGCCTCCTTTTGCAGCCTGGCACCCCATTGGATTTGACCTGCGAGTAGGACAGATATCACACAATGTCCTCTGAACACTCAAAAGATGAATCTTTTCCACAATATGATTACAAAAGGTTAGACATGAAGAGGTTAAAAGGATGAGGGTAGAAAGTGAACACCTTGCTTTGACTTATCGTGCCCGGTATAATCTGTTAAGTCTAAGGAAAGGAAACATTTCCTAAGTATCTTATCAAGGCCCATTACCTTGCACAACCTCGCCAGTAGACAGACCACTCCCTTAAATTCCAAACCAAAATTACGAGGACACGCCAAAAAAAAACAGTTGCCAGTTGTATAAGAGTGACTTCTGTCTTTGGTGCATGCAAATGTGCGAGCTCACCGGGCCCCTGCGGGAGGGGGCAAATCGTGGGCTGCCATATTTTCTGTCAAATAAGGCTGGCTTCAATTTCCTGCTCGCCTCAGAGGCTGACTAATGAAATCATTCTTGTTGATATGCGGGCGCCGCAAAGCCTTGGGGCTGCTCCCCGCAGACCAGAGAATCTGCGCATGGCACGGGCCATTTATCCCCTAAATACCCACAGGAAACTAGCACAGCCTGGTTCTGTGCACTCATCTCATGCTGACTGTTAGAGGACTGAAGCCACCTGGTGGTTGATACCGACAGTCCCCTTTCCCTGCTCTGCATGGATGCAATGCTGTCAACAGTGGTGAAAGCAGTAACTTTGACTTCTGAAACATGTGTACCTAAAGCATAAGAAAACAAAATGCATGAAGACGCATTGGAAATCTTTTCCACATAATATAGTTCCATCCATCTGTTTTATCTGGTAATAATATCGCTTTCTCAGTGATACTTTTAAACCAAGATACCCATTACTGGTTCATTCATGATATTCAATGTACTGCAAGAAATAAAATGCTATTCATTGTTCTCGTAACATTGTGTATATGAAGCTTTGTGTGGAGTGAGTACCTTCTCTTCACCCTGGTTATTGAGGCTCGTGGAGGCCTCCTCTGTTGTGTTCTTGCCCTCCTCACGGTCCCCCTCTTCATTCGTCACCTCCCCTTCTGCTTTGCAGGGGCTGGCTTTGGTCGCAGCGGGCACTGGAggagaaatacaaaacaacatgGAGCCACTTAAGAGCTGATAGGCTCTTTGCACTGTTTTACAATGGCTGTATTCATCAATCTAGCAAGGCAATATTTTCAATAATGTagtagtcccccccccccatttatCAAACCGCTATCTAAGTTATATATTTAGAGCCGCCTGTTCGATGGGAAACCAGCTATGTTTTtgtcatgtctgtgttgtgaGCAAGTCTACCGGCAGAGGAGCTTTTCCAAGGCCGCCCTTTTGATGTGACGTGGAAAACAGGTGAGGGAGTACAGTTACAGCCGGAAGTGACttttcatagcaggttaggacagcattttagctaaccccaACTCTTTCCTTGACCTTAACCTaagtctcctaacctgctgcgtaaaaATACTTCCGATCGTAGCTGTACTCCTAGGCAGAACCCTGGATGGAGCCAGAGACAAGTTTATTCGACAGAGAAGCCTCTGATTGTCCTAGGAATGTCTAGTGTTTTATTCTGACTTATATCATTTGACACCGTgttataacacatatggaatgatgtagtaaccaaaaaaagtgttaaacaaatcaaaatattttagattcttcgaagtagccaccctttgccttgatgacagctttgcacactcttggcattctctcaaccagcttcacctggaatgcttttccaacatatgctgagcacttgttggttgcttttccttcactctgcagtccaaaccatctcaattgggttgaggtcggttgattgtggaggccaggtcatctgatgcagcgctccatcactctccttggtcaaatagcccttacacagcatggaggtgtgttgggtcattgtccttttgaaaaacaaatcatagtcccactaagcataaaccagatgggatggcgtatagctgcagaatgctgtggtagccatgttggttaagtgtgtcttgaattctaaataaattagggtcactagcaaagcacccccacacctctatgcttcacggtgggaaccacacatgcggagatcatccgttcacctactctgcttatcaaagacacggcggttggaagcaAAAATCTCAAATTGTGACTCATCGGACCAAAGAACAgctttccactggtctaatgttcattgctcgtgtttcttggcccaagcaagtctcttcttctcattggtgtcctttagttgtggtttctttgcagcaattcgaccatgaaggcctgattcacacagtctcctctgaacagctgatgttgatgtgtctgtctacttgaactctgaagcatttatttgggctgcaatttctgaggctggtaactctaatgaacttatcctctgcagcagagggatctctgggtcttcctttcctgtggcggtcctcatgagagccagtttcatcatagcgcttgatggtttttgcacctgcacttgaagaaactaagttcttaattttccagattgactgaccttcatgtcttaaagtaatgagggactgtcgtttctctctgctttgcttatttgagctgttcttgccataatatggacttggtattttactaaATAGGTATATCTtgtgtataccaaccctaccttgtcacaatacaactgattggctgaaatacatgaaggaaagaaattctacaaattaacaaggcacacctgttaattgaaatgcattccaggtgactacctcatgaagctggttgagagaatgagtgtgattccatatgtgttatttcatagtttaagtcttcactattattctacattgtagaatatagtaaaaataaagaaaaaccctggaatgagtaggtgtccaaacctttgactggtactgtacatatttccacactgaggctggaataatagtgaaaatgATAATGccgttttagtgtaagagctgtttgaaaaggccgcctgaaatttcagcctggtTTGGTGGGATGGTGTTTTGGCCGGCGTGGTGATTTAATTAGTTAGACCAATGAGTCTCAAACCtccctgccaataacagctagttttcagctTTCCCACTCAGACCACCTCCAGACAGTCCtaacaaaattcttgcttgagaaattgctcttcgctaagaagctatttagtttatttttgaccattttcatTGAAAAGAAATCATAGTAAGGTAAatcattgttacccagaaattatttgatattgagatcaaAACGGCTGAATTGGACCTTAAAAATCCTTGAGGGGGCATGAAATCGTGCACACATCGACCTCAATAGCTAACGGCACTTTAGTATTTTAGTCACCCATTGAAGTAAACTGCTCTACCGCAAACCATAGCCTCTTGTTCACTAGTTACTGCAGGTTTCATTAGtactgtacaggtaactgccaaaataaaggaaacgctTAAGTCagtgagggatacaaagtattttGAAAGCAGgttcttccacacaggtgtggttcctgagttaattatgCAATTAACAAACCATTATGCTCAGGGTAATGTTTAAAAAtgtccagttgcccattattttggctaccatggctagaagagatcTCTGAACTTGAAAGAGGGGTCTTAAATCACCAGATGTCAATCCAGTTGAACACTTATTTGGGGTTTTCCCAACACCAAATAATgtaatttctcgtggaagaagggtgtctcatccctccaacagagttccagacacttgtagaatctatgccaaggtgcatcgaagctgttctggtggcccaacgccctattaagaaaCTTGATGTTGACGTTTCCttaattttggcagttacctgtacgttCACATAGAAGCATAAACAAAACACAATGTGGTAGGTCTAAAGAATGTCTCCTATCCTGAAGTGTTTTCTTTCTGAATTTGTTAATTGGGGCATGCCAGTAAACTGAAGGTAATGAGAGTACCCATAGAACTACATAAAGAATCACTGTGAATTCTAGAATCTCTATGAGTACCTGCCAGATGGGTGGCGTAGGCCCACAGGAAAGGAGCATTGTTCATGCAGGACTCGCACACCATCTCCTGGAGCTCCACACACTCTGGCACAGGGCAACCCAAGTGCTGGATAAAAAAAACGTAATAACACTCATATACGATATACATATAGCAGCTATGGCATCAAGTGTACACAGTAAAGACCAGGGTAAAGACCAGGCCGGTCTTGAGTTAAATACTCGGGATGCGTTCCAGATATAGGACTTCACAGATTACAGGATCCGTATATTATCTTGATGTGGTTCCCAAGATGTTAAACCAGGGTTCTCCAACTCTGGTGatggagagctactgggtgtaCAGGCTTTTGTTCTAGCACAATTAATCAATAAATTATGGGCTGTGTTCAGTAGGCATAAAACACAAGAAAGCATTTTGAAACAGAGCTCTTATCCAAACCTGTCCAATAAGAATGCTCATTTTCGCTTTCCGTTTTACCATATGTTGCTTCCTCCTGAACAAACCCATTAAATTTGGACCATGATTAGCTGAATCCATTGTGCTGGGTTGTAACAAAACCTTGCACACCAAGTAGCTCTTCGTGACCAAATGTTTTAGAACCCTGTGTTTAATAGTTCTGGCATTGTAAAGACCTGATCTGTCCAAGGCCTATAttcacaaatatcataccccctaAAAAAGACTAACATTTccttattggtaatggtgagaggtaagCATGTCTTGGGGATATGATCTTTGTGCTTCTGTAACTTTCTTGCTCATGATTAtacataatcatggtagcatccacaaaCATATAATATTATGTAAAATAAAAGTAACTCCcaaatgacaatacattattcAGCATTCACTTCTACTAAGCACAATATAATCTGAACCACAACAAACTGCAAATGTGTAgtcaaacgtatgtggacaccccttcaaatgagtggatttggctatttcagccacaccctttgctgaccggtgtataaaatcgagcacacagccatgcaatctccaaggacaaacattggcagtagaatggccttactgaagagctcagtgactttcaacatggcacgtcataggattccacctttccaacaagtcagttagtcaaatgTATGTCCTGCTAgcgctgccctggtcaactgtaagtgctgttattgtgaagtggaaatgtttaGTAGCAATGACTCAGCCGcgatcacagaacgggactgccgagtgctgtagggcgtaaaaatcatctgtcctcggttgcagcactcactacagtgttccaaactgcctctggaagcaacgtcagcacaagaactgttcgtcgggagcttaagatcaccatgtgcaatgcctagtgtcggctggagtggtgttaagtttgccaccattggactctggaacagtggaaatgtgttctctggagcgATGAATCACgcctcaccatctggcagtccgatggacgaatctgggtttggtggatgccaggagaacgctacctgccccaatgcatagcacCAACCGTAAAGTTTGGTAgaggatgtttttcatggttcgggctaggccccttaattccaagggaaatcttaacgctacagcatacatatattctagacgattctgtgcttcaaaatttgtggcaacagtttggggaaggccctttcctgtttcagcatgacaaagcccccgtgcacaaagtgaggttcaTACAGAACTGGTTTGTCGAGATCTCTATGGAAGAATTTTACTGGCCTTCACAGAGCGCTGAACTCAACCCCatcttgggatgaattggaacgccaactgtgaaccaggcctaatcacccaacatcagtgcccgacctcactaatgctcttgtggctgaatggaagcaagtcccccagcgatgtttcaacatctagtggaaagccttcccagaagagtggaggctgccaagggggggaccaactccatatgaatgcccatggttttggaatgagatgtttgacgagcaggtgtccacatacttttggtcatgtaatgtTTAAGTGAATTTGCCCAAATACTTATGACATCTTCAAatgggggactagatacataaagtgctgtCATTTTTAAACGGTAAAACagatgtatgaaaataccctcaaataaaaaggTTACATTCTGTACCGTCACGTCATATGAAACACTTCATCGCAAAtacaaaatgctggagtatagagccaaattaaacattttagcttcactgtccaaataaatacatagGGGAGTATACAAGCCCAGGGACCTGTGCATCTTCAACACATCCTTATGCTTTAGTGCTCCACAAAAGCCTTACCCTGCCATGAAGCCAGTCCTCACAGGCAATGCACTGTATCATCTCATCTTCAACCTGGGAAAGACATGTTTTGGTCAATAGATCTTCACTAGAAtactgattttttttttcttcaaaaacCAATTCATAGACTATTTGAGGTGAATGGTCAACTCTCACCGGGTCTTCTGGGTCTGGATATGGCCTGTTACAGGTGCAATACAGACCAACAAAATTGTGGCTGTATTTGTTCTCCGTGTTCAACTGATCCTTGTCCTAGAAGACAGTGAAATCAGTAACATCATGGACCATGCAGAACTCTATGCCTTGATCAAAGTCTCTCAATCAATGGTCCTGG is a genomic window of Oncorhynchus nerka isolate Pitt River linkage group LG24, Oner_Uvic_2.0, whole genome shotgun sequence containing:
- the ubr7 gene encoding putative E3 ubiquitin-protein ligase UBR7 isoform X3, encoding MAANEGDEATVSLVDVLEEDEELENEASAVLAGSDSEKCSYPEGYVKRQALYACSTCTPKGGQPAGVCLACSYKCHEGHDLFELYTKRNFRCDCGNGKFEEMRCKLYSDKDQLNTENKYSHNFVGLYCTCNRPYPDPEDPVEDEMIQCIACEDWLHGRHLGCPVPECVELQEMVCESCMNNAPFLWAYATHLAVPAATKASPCKAEGEVTNEEGDREEGKNTTEEASTSLNNQGEEKVKSNGVPGCKRRHQEMEGGSPSKAPSECRLMELGGTGTERAEFGAVFWPSAWRTKLCSCVSCKQKSYAEAGMSFLLDESDTVLAYENKGKTTEQEQAGTAEGRDPLMSALNTLGRVQQLEIIHGYNDMKTELKDFLQRFAAEGKVVTPEDIRQFFQQQQNRKRRRANAGQYYCS
- the ubr7 gene encoding putative E3 ubiquitin-protein ligase UBR7 isoform X1 translates to MFRFIWRSTFCPGTGTCIHTFFTFYFPRMAANEGDEATVSLVDVLEEDEELENEASAVLAGSDSEKCSYPEGYVKRQALYACSTCTPKGGQPAGVCLACSYKCHEGHDLFELYTKRNFRCDCGNGKFEEMRCKLYSDKDQLNTENKYSHNFVGLYCTCNRPYPDPEDPVEDEMIQCIACEDWLHGRHLGCPVPECVELQEMVCESCMNNAPFLWAYATHLAVPAATKASPCKAEGEVTNEEGDREEGKNTTEEASTSLNNQGEEKVKSNGVPGCKRRHQEMEGGSPSKAPSECRLMELGGTGTERAEFGAVFWPSAWRTKLCSCVSCKQKSYAEAGMSFLLDESDTVLAYENKGKTTEQEQAGTAEGRDPLMSALNTLGRVQQLEIIHGYNDMKTELKDFLQRFAAEGKVVTPEDIRQFFQQQQNRKRRRANAGQYYCS
- the ubr7 gene encoding putative E3 ubiquitin-protein ligase UBR7 isoform X2: MFRFIWRSTFCPGTGTCIHTFFTFYFPRMAANEGDEATVSLVDVLEEDEELENEASAVLAGSDSEKCSYPEGYVKRQALYACSTCTPKGGQPAGVCLACSYKCHEGHDLFELYTKRNFRCDCGNGKFEEMRCKLYSDKDQLNTENKYSHNFVGLYCTCNRPYPDPEDPVEDEMIQCIACEDWLHGRHLGCPVPECVELQEMVCESCMNNAPFLWAYATHLAVPAATKASPCKAEGEVTNEEGDREEGKNTTEEASTSLNNQGEEKVKSNGVPGCKRRHQEMEGGSPSKAPSECRLMELGGTGTERAEFGAVFWPSAWRTKLCSCVSCKKSYAEAGMSFLLDESDTVLAYENKGKTTEQEQAGTAEGRDPLMSALNTLGRVQQLEIIHGYNDMKTELKDFLQRFAAEGKVVTPEDIRQFFQQQQNRKRRRANAGQYYCS